The Triticum aestivum cultivar Chinese Spring chromosome 7B, IWGSC CS RefSeq v2.1, whole genome shotgun sequence genome window below encodes:
- the LOC123156002 gene encoding uncharacterized protein — MTGVGRNRLLLMCYLLLLAMLITGGGGVLAARPFSAWTLETEHQGLTRPEGGPPAAGSWPTALRERSEKRRRLVGSRAPTCTYNECRGCRHRCSARGVPVDATDPMNSAYHYRCFCHI; from the exons ATGACTGGAGTGGGAAGAAATAGGCTGCTGTTGATGTGCTATCTCCTCCTCCTTGCTATGCTTATCACTG GTGGCGGTGGTGTTCTAGCTGCTCGTCCGTTCTCGGCATGGACTCTCGAGACAGAACATCAG GGCTTAACGAGACCAGAAGGAGGACCACCTGCCGCGGGGAGTTGGCCGACGGCGCTGAGGGAGCGGAGCGAGAAGAGGCGGCGGCTGGTGGGGTCGAGGGCTCCGACGTGCACGTACAACGAGTGCCGGGGTTGCCGGCACAGGTGCAGCGCTCGTGGAGTCCCCGTCGACGCCACCGATCCGATGAACAGCGCCTACCACTACAGATGTTTCTGCCATATCTAG